Part of the Chaetodon trifascialis isolate fChaTrf1 chromosome 1, fChaTrf1.hap1, whole genome shotgun sequence genome, ACCCAGGAAAATCTGCCTTGGGTAGTATCCCTCCACCAACCGGTCAAGCTGCAGGTTACATCCATGTGTGATGCATAAAAACGGAGGGCAAAGTGCAGAGTTTGGGCGTCATCCTGGGTGGAGAGGTGTGGCAAAGCAGGCTGCAGAGCCCACAGAGGGAACCGCAGGAGTTTgtagagtttgcatgttctccccgtgttcacctgggggtatcctccataaaatgaaacccccctctaaaaaaaacatgcatgaagatcaccacctgatcaATGTGAcgaaaaaggaactgggtccccgggcgccggctGGATGGCAGctcaccgctcctggtctgccgtggaggaacgACTACCAGGATGTgttaaaagcggagaagaaATTTCTCCAAGcatggggtgtgtgtgagagtgtgtgtgtgtgcatgtactgtgtggtgtgacaataaaggatgtgtttttcttcttccagaaCCAAACTTCAGGTGTGTGTTCTCTGATGATTGTAAATAAAGATGAACGACATGTCTCCAGCTCCACCAGCCACAGGCGCAGCCATCATGGCAATGTCATGTGGAGCTGCAGTCATACACCCACCTAACTCTTAGTGTTAGCTGTCAATCATGATGTGACACCTCCTTTTTATCGTGTCAAATAACACTTTAAACctaaaatgacagaaaccaGAGCCAGTCCAACAAAAGCAGACTGGAGCAGTGACTTCTGAATAGTGTGACTGAAGAGGACCCAGACTTTGGACAATTTTTAAACTGGTTCGACTACAATGTCCTGCCAAACACTCCGATTACAGCACTGCTCAAGTTTCTGCCCACACAGCGTAATACTgacttcaaacaaaacaaaaacaaaaacacagtttgtgacCAAACCAACACAGACTTGAATAACACCTTCATAAATCCATAAATGCGTACCACCATAGcgctcctctctgtcactgtctccaTCACTGTTCTCATCGGGGTAGTCATTCCTCCAGTTTGATTCATCgttttcatcatcctcatcttcgTACACCTCCTCTTCATGAACCACGAGGTCAGGCACCTGGGACAAACAACAACCCATTTATCTGAGAGCCTTGTTTTTGTTGCGTCTTTATTGGTTTTAGTGTCCTGGGAGACACTGTTTATAGTAACTATAAATGTATAATAAAGTCAGCCTCATCATTTCAGTCATGAATCTGAATTAACACTTTTGGAAAATCACTTTGATTCACTTTAAAATATGCCAGACAAATGATCCTGTTGGAAATGGCTTTGGGTGAAATTTGAGGACTGCATGAAATATCTGTCCCTGTTTTCAATATAGAATTAGGCAATATTACTGAGGTAAATACAACTTATCCATAGGGTGGTCTCATGTGCCACACCAGAACAGTAACGTGAGGAGAAAccacacaaaaagaaatgtacAGGTAGGCAAAGACCAGCTGCACGTCAGCTGACGACCAATTTCTCTCATTACAAATTTCACAGGCAGTTAAGCACCCTTGTTTCCCCCACGTCTACTCTCTACTTCACCCATGTCTTCATTCACTCACTCCGATTTCAGCACTCATTcatctgtccgtccatccatccacacacaccagTTCTCCCTCATCGGCGTAGGCCCTGACAGACAGGATGTCCTGGATCCACCCCGGTGTCAACGTTTCCTGGTAGTAAAGATCGTAGACGTAGTCGGCGTCCTGCTCCCGGTGCTCTTCCCCCAGTCGTTCCCCAGATATGCTCAGATGCTCCCGCAGCATCTTGGTGCTGTTACACAGGATCACTTCTGGGTCTGAGGACAGCGTCTTTAGAAAAATAAAGCCAGAGAATATATGAAGACGTGTTGACTGATGCCTGGACTTACAGCCTCTAACAGATTAATAACCCTTCTTCAACAGTTAATTAATAAGATAATGAATATTTACTGTTGACTCTGTTGAAAACCTTTGGtgacaaaaggaaagaaaatgtccaGTATGTGTACTGTGATTACCTCCAATTTAAGAGGAATGCATTATTCTGTGGTCTTAATTCTAAACTTTCATTCCACATAGGGGCCAGGATTTTGGACTATGATGAGGGAGCCAAGTGTTCTGTTATGGGGACAGGTTCAAACGCTGAGTGTTGGACGCTCCCTTTGGCAAAGTGAATGGAAACACAGTAAACGCTCACTGCATCTACACAACAGCTACATGCAAAGGGAGTAAAACCAGCAACCTAAAAAGGACAGTGTGTCATAGACATgcagtattatttattttggacAGCATAAAGAGAGCTGCTACAGCAACGTCAGCTCAGTCACCCCTGACCCCCAAAGTGTCGCCACTCACTCAGGGCTTTTCCCACATTTAGATAGCAGTAATGGTACAGATACTCTGATTTTGGGACTTCCTTAAGATGCTCTTTCCAAAAACAGTTGCCTGCTTTGCACTGCTATAAAAAACATGCTTGCTTGTCTTACAAATAACCCATATCTACAAAATCTTAGCTCCTCTTATCAGTACTGTTTACTGGTCCCTTTGGATTGCTGTGCCAGAAAAAGAAGTTcacaacagaataaaaatatATGAGGAAGAGTTTGCTGCTTAGCAGGTATGACTAGTACGGGAGAAATCAGCTTACACAAGCAAACCTGACACTGTTAGCTTTCATGTGATGTGATATCAATGtaatcagatcagatcagacatactttattgatcctggaGGAAATTGTTTGATTACCTCAACGGTTCTAGATGGCTATGTGAGACATACTGGCTATGGATGAAGGTGTTGCCCGGAGCTGATTGTGAGCGAGTTGTCACATTTTTGCTAATTTATGTTACTTGTTTATCTGCTGTTGGATAAATTTCTCATACCAGCTGTAGAACATTACTGTCAAGAAAGATGTAAGCCCACTTGTTTTTGAGCTGTATGTGTCTATTTTTGTTACTTTCTGAAGTAGTGACAatggttttttgttgttgttgttttttaataaattacactATTTGTAAGTATCCATTTCAATAAGAAGTGTAATTGACACCATTAAGTACAAAATCCTAACAACACATATTAACCAGCTACAACAGCTATGTTCAGCTCACCTTGCCAGAAGACTTGTCCTGATCCTCTACATTCTCATGAACGAGATCAACCACCTGGATTTCACCAAGACCCCAACATTTGTCCGCCTCTTTCCCAGCTTCCTCTACACGCTCGGAAGCATCTGTCTTGGGGTCCTGCCGCTCGGGTGGGCTCGACAGCCCTGTGCGGTGGCTGGAGAGTATTCTGTAGCGTTCCTCCCTGCGGGTGCTCCACTTTGTGCTCCGGAGGTCTCCAATGATCCGCTGTGAACTGGCGGCAGAGGGGCGCAGTGCGTGGGCCGTGCGAGGCCGAGCCAAAGCCTGTCGAACCTGTGTCTGGACAGGAGCATCCTGGTGATGAGAAGACAAAGGTTTGAATCTATAAGGCTCAAACACGGACAAGACAAGATAACTGACGCCTGTACCTTGAAGGAAATCAAACGTGTGATTTACTTTTGGACCCAACTCTCAGAGCCTCTGGAAAGCACACACTTCCCTTTAACGCAACAGTGAGCAGGAACACATTCAAAGCGTATGAAGGCTCATGTAAAGGCAGATGGAGTCGCTTGCAATAACAGTGAAGCGAAAAAGTGAAGACCTTGAATACTGGTGTCATGCCAGAACATGTTTACCGGATAAGACAATTAGCTGGCTTGCATGATGGATGACACTTCGATGTTCGGTGTGTATCTAAATACATGTTAAAACTACGACGGCTTTTATCTTGGTTCAAGACAAATCATTTTTGAGGCCTGCAACACGTCACAACTACGTTTTACATCAACAAAATGAGCTTACGACATCACGGGCTATTTGGCTGACGCGAGTTACGGCTAATGTTAACCGCTAACAGCGTTGACTAGCCTGAATGCTATGCTAACAACACCTAGCACATAAGGCGCGTAGTTTTCCAGGGACTGCCGTCATTTTAAGGAGTACTATCAGCCAGTCGACTTCACCAGCTTAACATAAACGTCTTGGCCGAGACGCTAGCTAACGTATATTTGCCGTTTCCACCACCGGCTGCGTTGACGTTAGCCCGCAGCTTGGTTAGCTCACACGGTGCCTGAGCCAGCGGGCCTCTCACCTGTGTCGCGACTGTCGCCACGAGTTTGAAGACAGAGTTTTCCACCTCGGCTTCGTTGGGCTCCGGTACCGTTTCGCCTGAGCTCTGGGACGTCTCTGGGCGGATACGTTTGCACGCCAGCAGCAACGCATCTGCGGGGTCGGTCCCCCTTTTTCTCTTAACTCGCAGAATCGTCGTGTTAGGATCCATGTTGTCCCTCTGTCTGAGTTTGCCTGGCTTGTCTGGcagacagaaaggaggaaaactGGAGATCGCTAACTCCGCCTTTATTTCCGGGTACCACACACGTCAC contains:
- the slc7a6os gene encoding probable RNA polymerase II nuclear localization protein SLC7A6OS; this encodes MDPNTTILRVKRKRGTDPADALLLACKRIRPETSQSSGETVPEPNEAEVENSVFKLVATVATQDAPVQTQVRQALARPRTAHALRPSAASSQRIIGDLRSTKWSTRREERYRILSSHRTGLSSPPERQDPKTDASERVEEAGKEADKCWGLGEIQVVDLVHENVEDQDKSSGKTLSSDPEVILCNSTKMLREHLSISGERLGEEHREQDADYVYDLYYQETLTPGWIQDILSVRAYADEGELVPDLVVHEEEVYEDEDDENDESNWRNDYPDENSDGDSDREERYGGYWEEEHSYSRRSWQRYQREVLHELGCRGEDDDDEEEEDGDKYDSD